A single window of Vigna unguiculata cultivar IT97K-499-35 chromosome 1, ASM411807v1, whole genome shotgun sequence DNA harbors:
- the LOC114165054 gene encoding two-pore potassium channel 5: MFSFLLLLSAMEDEPFLTTTTITSQRADFLLQSSKSFDDVTAPRAARNAEIQEHLSQPSPFHSKKKKLSRCKTAPALVSMRDLKPKTPEVPKPQSSSIIRQGMCLLAMYLCVGVAIYSFNRDNFSGIETHPVVDALYFCIVTMCTIGYGDIAPLTPFTKVFACVFVLVGFGFIDILLSGLVNFVLDVQENMILTGLQMGATGRKGFSARNYIVDVVKGRMRIRLKVGLALGVVVLCIGIGCLVLYFVEGLDLVDSIYLSVMSVTTVGYGDRAFKTLPGRLFAAIWLLFSTLMVARAFLYLAEARINRRHRRMANKVLQREITVEDLLAADINHTGFISKSEYVIFKLKEMGKIQEKDVLQICDQFSKLDPSDCGKITLPHLLGGTL; the protein is encoded by the exons atgttctcttttcttcttttgctttctgCAATGGAAGACGAGCCTTTTCTCACAACAACGACAATCACTTCCCAACGCGCCGATTTCCTCTTGCAATCTTCCAAGTCCTTCGACGACGTCACAGCCCCACGCGCCGCCCGTAACGCCGAGATTCAGGAGCACCTCTCCCAACCCTCTCCCTTTCACTCCAAGAAGAAAAAGCTCAGCCGTTGCAAGACAGCACCCGCCTTGGTTAGCATGCGGGACCTCAAACCTAAGACGCCCGAAGTCCCCAAGCCTCAGTCCAGTTCCATAATCCGACAGGGCATGTGCTTACTCGCCATGTACCTCTGCGTGGGAGTCGCCATTTACTCTTTCAACAGGGACAATTTCTCCGGCATCGAGACCCACCCCGTGGTCGATGCCCTTTACTTTTGTATAGTTACCATGTGTACCATAGGTTACGGAGACATCGCTCCCTTGACCCCGTTTACAAAGGTCTTCGCTTGCGTCTTTGTGCTGGTGGGGTTCGGCTTTATCGACATACTCCTCAGTGGCCTTGTCAACTTCGTTTTGGATGTGCAAGAGAACATGATCCTCACGGGGCTCCAAATGGGTGCAACTGGGAGGAAGGGTTTTTCTGCCCGGAACTACATCGTTGATGTGGTGAAGGGGAGGATGAGGATCAGGTTGAAGGTTGGTTTGGCGCTTGGGGTTGTTGTTCTGTGTATTGGGATTGGGTGTTTGGTGTTGTACTTTGTGGAGGGCTTGGATTTGGTTGATTCTATCTACTTGTCAGTTATGTCTGTCACAACGGTTGGGTATGGAGACAGGGCGTTTAAGACACTTCCCGGTCGGTTATTTGCTGCTATTTGGTTGCTCTTTTCTACTCTCATGGTGGCACGCGCTTTCCTCTATTTGGCAGAGGCCAGAATCAATAGAAGGCATCGCAGAATGGCCAACAAGGTGTTGCAGAGAGAAATTACTGTTGAGGATTTGCTTGCTGCTGATATCAACCACACTGGTTTCATCAG CAAGTCTGAGTATGTAATCTTCAAGCTGAAAGAGATGGGTAAAATACAGGAAAAAGATGTGTTGCAAATTTGTGACCAATTCAGTAAGCTTGATCCCTCTGACTGTGGGAAGATAACACTACCTCATCTCTTAGGGGGCACTTTATGA
- the LOC114178699 gene encoding pentatricopeptide repeat-containing protein At4g02750-like, giving the protein MMWQVQKCVVSNFQMYFLRAIKQREFIFNKRRNAEMCQLLSRTTCFCPRNMCTVTSAKLNYMIDAHIQDNNINQARELFDDNPSSRNLVSWNMMMTCHVKHYQIEHAHKLFDQMPLKDTVSWNIMLSGFSRITDSDGLYRHFLQMGRSGVSPDDYTISTLLRTVISTKLDVLVPQVHALALHLALNLSVFVGSSLIRAYASLREEEAFKRAFDDILVKDVTSWNALVSGYMEVGSMDDAQTNFDVMPQRNIISWTTLVNGYIRNKKINKARSVFNKMSERNVVSWTVMISGYVQNKRFMDALKLFLLMFKSGTRPNHFTFSSVLDACAGCSSLLMGMQVHLCVIKSGIPDDVISLTSLVDMYAKCGDTDAAFLVFESIPKKNLVSWNSIIGGFASNGLGNRALEKFDRMKRVGVKPDEVTFVNVLSACVHAGLVEEGEKHFTSMLSKYGIEAEMEHYTCMVDLYGRAGQFDEAVKLIENMPFEPDVVLWGALLAACGLHSNLELAEYAAERIRKLERNHPVSYSILSKIQGEKGIWSSVNELRDLMNVKHIRKQKASSWVL; this is encoded by the coding sequence ATGATGTGGCAGGTGCAGAAATGTGTAGTATCCAATTTCCAAATGTATTTTCTCAGAGCAATAAAGCAACGCGAATTCATTTTCAATAAGAGAAGAAATGCAGAAATGTGCCAATTGTTGTCGCGGACAACATGCTTCTGCCCACGCAACATGTGTACGGTTACATCCGCAAAGCTGAATTACATGATCGACGCTCACATACAAGACAACAACATAAACCAGGCTCGCGAACTGTTTGACGATAATCCCTCATCCCGCAACCTTGTTTCCTGGAACATGATGATGACGTGCCACGTCAAACATTATCAAATTGAACACGCCCACAAGCTGTTTGATCAAATGCCCCTTAAAGACACGGTTTCCTGGAATATCATGCTTTCTGGTTTTAGTAGAATCACGGACTCTGATGGGTTGTACCGCCATTTCTTGCAAATGGGAAGATCTGGTGTTTCCCCAGATGACTATACCATCTCCACATTGCTCAGAACAGTTATAAGTACTAAGTTGGATGTTTTGGTCCCCCAGGTTCATGCTCTGGCGCTTCATTTGGCACTTAACTTGAGTGTGTTTGTTGGTTCTTCGTTGATCAGAGCTTATGCGAGTTTAAGAGAGGAAGAGGCTTTTAAGCGTGcgtttgatgatatattggtgAAAGATGTCACATCTTGGAATGCTTTGGTTTCTGGTTATATGGAAGTGGGAAGCATGGATGATGCACAAACAAACTTTGATGTGATGCCCCAAAGGAACATAATTTCCTGGACTACTTTGGTGAATGGTTATATCAGGAACAAGAAGATAAACAAAGCAAGGTCTGTTTTTAACAAAATGAGTGAGAGGAATGTGGTGTCTTGGACAGTAATGATTAGTGGGTATGTGCAAAATAAGAGATTTATGGATGCATTGAAGCTTTTTCTTCTGATGTTTAAGTCGGGAACTCGTCCCAATCATTTCACGTTTTCAAGTGTGTTGGATGCATGTGCTGGTTGTTCCTCTCTTTTGATGGGAATGCAGGTGCACCTGTGTGTTATCAAGTCTGGCATACCAGATGATGTTATCTCATTGACCTCGCTTGTGGATATGTATGCCAAATGTGGGGATACGGATGCAGCATTTCTTGTTTTCGAGTCCATTCCGAAAAAGAATCTGGTGTCATGGAATTCAATAATTGGCGGCTTTGCTAGTAACGGGCTTGGTAACCGAGCCCTAGAGAAGTTTGATAGGATGAAAAGAGTTGGTGTTAAACCAGATGAAGTTACTTTTGTAAATGTGTTGTCAGCGTGTGTGCATGCCGGTCTTGTTGAAGAGGGTGAAAAGCACTTCACTTCTATGCTATCCAAGTATGGAATCGAAGCAGAGATGGAACACTATACTTGCATGGTGGACCTCTACGGAAGAGCAGGGCAATTTGATGAAGCAGTAAAATTGATCGAGAATATGCCATTTGAGCCTGACGTGGTGTTGTGGGGTGCGCTGCTTGCAGCTTGTGGCCTGCATTCAAATTTAGAACTTGCAGAGTATGCTGCAGAGAGGATCCGCAAACTGGAAAGGAACCATCCTGTTTCTTACTCAATTCTTTCAAAGATCCAAGGTGAGAAAGGAATATGGAGCAGCGTAAATGAACTTAGGGACTTGATGAACGTGAAACATATCAGAAAGCAGAAGGCAAGTAGTTGGGTTCTGTAA